One genomic region from Nostoc sphaeroides encodes:
- a CDS encoding type II toxin-antitoxin system VapC family toxin: MSYLVDTNILLRLVQKNSSMHFDTQRAILMLKRQGELLYIIPQNLIEFWAVATRPINSNGLGLSTAQAVEETDKLKKIFILHLDIPAIFSEWESLIVKYQVMGKKVHDARLVAAMITHQITHLLTFNIDDFKRFSEIVVVDPRSVTPQS; the protein is encoded by the coding sequence ATGAGCTATTTGGTGGATACTAATATTTTGCTGCGTTTGGTGCAGAAAAATAGCTCAATGCACTTTGATACTCAAAGAGCCATCTTGATGCTCAAGAGACAAGGAGAATTATTATATATAATTCCACAGAATCTCATTGAGTTTTGGGCTGTTGCTACAAGACCAATTAATAGTAATGGTTTAGGTTTATCCACGGCTCAAGCAGTAGAAGAAACTGATAAACTTAAGAAGATATTTATATTACACCTTGATATACCTGCTATTTTTAGTGAATGGGAATCTCTAATTGTTAAATACCAAGTCATGGGAAAAAAGGTGCATGATGCACGTTTAGTTGCGGCGATGATAACACACCAGATTACACATCTACTTACATTTAATATTGATGACTTTAAACGTTTTTCTGAAATTGTAGTTGTTGATCCGCGCAGTGTTACACCGCAGTCTTAA
- a CDS encoding GAF domain-containing protein, translating to MENSSTAQPIEPNSQQQEAHSDVTSTLRQNEQQKALSGVIARIRESLDIETIFKITVTEVRQLLKSDRVAVFRFYPDLAWEGEFIYEDVATEWESALAAKLRDHCFAEDFAGLYQQGRIKAIADIYQVNASDCYIQILERFQVRANITAPLIKGKDLWGLLCIHQCSSPRQWEASEIEFVQLIAEHLGVALQQADYLEQVKLQSAELAQAKAREKAAQWQRTIAITIEKIRQSLDLENIFQTTTGELRQLLNADRVAIYRFNADWSGEFVFESVAEGWISLIHEQLQRPELKDNVSECSAKDLAKPPVADTYLQDTEGGSFSRCEVYRVCNDIYNSGFSNCYIKILEIYQARAYAIVAIYHGQRLWGLLAVYQNAKSRDWQKDEVYLLTQVGTQLGVALQQAEFIQQMQTQAAEISKAAQRQRALANTVEKIRQSLDIEAIFKTTTQEVCRLLQVERVAIYRFYPDWSGEFVADSIVDGWTPMVKSQPVTEGVFVQGKQPGKYPRNEAFVPISQGDKLWGLLVAYQNSQPRYWQDEEINLLAQVGAQLGVGLQQAELLKQTQRQKEELTQTLKELQYTQSQLIQSEKMAGLGQLVAGVAHEINNPINFIYGNITYVTEHTENLFKLLRLYQKQSPKATGEIQNQVAALDLDFISDDLPKILNSIKMGAERISQLVLSLRIFSRLDEAGIKSVDLHEGIDSTLLILQHRLQPEANSLAIEVVKQYGELPPVVCYAAQMNQVFMNILNNAIDALENSQKAAKIIDNPKIWIRTEVISGDTILICIADNGCGIPEIKRSRIFEPFFTTKQPGQGTGLGLSISYQIIVEKHGGNIKCVSEPGKGCEFWIEIPIKRTI from the coding sequence ATGGAAAACTCCTCTACTGCTCAACCCATAGAACCAAATTCACAACAGCAAGAAGCTCATTCAGATGTGACATCCACCTTACGTCAGAATGAGCAACAAAAAGCCTTGTCTGGAGTTATTGCCCGCATCCGCGAGTCTCTAGATATAGAAACCATCTTCAAAATTACAGTCACTGAAGTCCGCCAGCTTCTGAAAAGCGATCGGGTTGCCGTGTTTCGTTTCTATCCTGATTTGGCATGGGAAGGGGAATTTATCTATGAAGATGTGGCAACAGAATGGGAATCGGCACTAGCAGCCAAACTGCGCGACCACTGCTTTGCTGAAGATTTTGCAGGATTATATCAGCAAGGTCGGATTAAAGCAATAGCTGATATTTATCAAGTTAATGCTAGTGATTGCTATATTCAGATTTTAGAAAGATTTCAGGTACGTGCCAATATAACTGCCCCCTTAATCAAAGGTAAAGATTTATGGGGATTGCTGTGTATCCATCAATGTAGTAGCCCTCGGCAATGGGAAGCATCAGAAATTGAGTTTGTGCAATTAATCGCCGAACATCTGGGAGTTGCTTTACAGCAGGCAGATTATCTAGAACAAGTCAAACTACAATCAGCAGAACTAGCACAAGCAAAAGCCAGAGAAAAAGCAGCCCAATGGCAAAGAACCATAGCCATAACCATTGAGAAAATTCGTCAGTCTCTAGACTTGGAAAACATTTTCCAGACAACCACCGGCGAACTTAGGCAACTGCTAAATGCTGATCGCGTGGCTATTTATCGCTTCAATGCCGATTGGAGTGGTGAATTCGTGTTTGAATCAGTGGCAGAGGGTTGGATTTCCCTCATCCATGAACAGTTGCAACGGCCGGAATTGAAAGATAACGTCAGCGAATGTAGCGCCAAAGATTTAGCTAAACCTCCAGTTGCTGACACCTACTTACAAGATACCGAAGGTGGTAGCTTTAGCAGATGTGAAGTGTATCGTGTTTGTAATGATATTTACAATTCAGGCTTTAGCAACTGCTACATTAAAATCTTAGAGATATATCAAGCCAGAGCTTATGCGATCGTTGCTATTTACCACGGTCAGAGGCTCTGGGGCTTGCTAGCAGTGTACCAAAATGCCAAAAGCCGTGATTGGCAAAAAGATGAGGTTTACTTGCTTACCCAAGTTGGCACACAACTAGGTGTAGCTTTGCAGCAAGCGGAATTTATCCAACAAATGCAAACCCAAGCAGCAGAGATCAGCAAAGCTGCTCAAAGACAAAGGGCCTTAGCGAACACCGTAGAAAAAATTCGTCAGTCTCTTGATATTGAAGCCATCTTTAAAACCACAACTCAAGAAGTCTGTCGGTTATTACAAGTAGAACGAGTAGCAATTTATCGCTTCTATCCTGATTGGAGTGGCGAATTTGTCGCTGATTCTATTGTTGATGGCTGGACACCAATGGTTAAGTCGCAGCCCGTGACAGAAGGCGTTTTTGTACAAGGAAAGCAACCGGGTAAGTATCCACGGAATGAAGCTTTTGTCCCAATTTCGCAGGGCGATAAGTTGTGGGGATTGCTAGTAGCTTATCAAAATTCCCAGCCTCGTTATTGGCAAGATGAGGAAATCAACTTATTGGCACAAGTTGGCGCTCAATTGGGGGTAGGACTTCAACAAGCGGAATTACTTAAACAGACTCAACGTCAAAAAGAAGAACTTACCCAGACTCTTAAAGAATTACAGTACACTCAGAGCCAGTTAATTCAAAGTGAGAAAATGGCAGGTTTAGGCCAGTTAGTTGCTGGTGTAGCACATGAAATTAACAACCCGATTAATTTCATTTACGGCAACATCACCTATGTTACCGAACATACCGAAAATTTATTTAAATTACTGCGTCTTTATCAGAAACAGTCTCCTAAAGCAACAGGAGAAATTCAAAACCAAGTAGCAGCATTGGATTTAGATTTCATTAGTGATGACTTGCCTAAAATTCTGAATTCAATAAAGATGGGGGCAGAGCGAATCTCTCAACTCGTCTTGTCATTACGAATTTTTTCTCGACTTGACGAAGCAGGAATAAAGTCCGTTGATCTTCATGAAGGCATTGACAGTACTTTGTTGATTTTACAACATCGACTGCAACCAGAGGCTAATTCTTTGGCTATTGAGGTAGTTAAACAATATGGTGAATTGCCTCCAGTCGTCTGCTATGCAGCCCAGATGAATCAGGTGTTTATGAATATTCTCAACAATGCGATTGATGCATTAGAAAACTCACAAAAAGCTGCAAAAATAATTGACAATCCTAAAATTTGGATTCGTACAGAAGTGATATCCGGGGATACTATTCTGATTTGCATTGCTGACAATGGTTGTGGAATTCCAGAGATTAAGCGATCGCGCATTTTTGAACCTTTTTTTACTACCAAACAACCTGGACAAGGTACTGGCTTAGGGTTATCTATTAGTTACCAAATTATTGTGGAAAAACACGGCGGTAATATCAAGTGTGTTTCTGAACCTGGCAAAGGCTGTGAGTTCTGGATAGAAATCCCGATAAAACGGACAATTTAG
- the petN gene encoding cytochrome b6-f complex subunit PetN has product MEILTLGWVSLLVVFTWSIAMVVWGRNGL; this is encoded by the coding sequence ATGGAGATTTTGACACTAGGTTGGGTATCACTGTTAGTTGTGTTCACTTGGTCAATTGCAATGGTAGTTTGGGGACGTAACGGACTGTAG
- a CDS encoding ATP-binding protein, whose translation MPTFLNYPFQSNGFVPHGHCYLWKTGLVWLHVISDATIALAYYSIPFLLIYFISKRKDVPFNGVFLLFGAFIIACGTGHLMDIWTLWYPDYWIAGALKALTAIISIYTAFALFYLIPQALTLPSPAQLEVINRALSTEIVERKRIEKELRFAEEVAQNSSQAKSEFLANMSHELRTPLNGILGYTQILQRTESLSEKGRKGISIIYQCGSHLLTLINDVLDLSKIEARKLELYPVDFYLPAFIDSVTEICRIRAEQKVIAFHVELDPDLPTGIHADEKRLRQVLINLLSNAIKFTNQGSVTFKVQVIGKESNANGKTDYKIRFQVIDTGTGIIPEQAEKIFQPFEQVGNQKRQSEGTGLGLAISQKIVLLMGSQIQVQSTLGKGSTFWFEAKLPESKDWAKVSRVVEQGTIIGYQGEKRTILIADDKWENRSVIVNLLEPVGFTVVEASQGEEAWEQALVYKPDMIITDLVMPVLNGFEFIERLRQSGPFKKIAVIASSASVFAIDQHKSIDVGADAFLPKPVEAETLLEILRQFLQLEWIFDVKVDAIKKKHTGSLAQPNDMIPPAKEVLQELLDLTQDGDIQKILELAEELAASDEQLSVFAQQLVQLASNFQLKRLESFIVSIQESEGIRQPASLSLSKLVSE comes from the coding sequence ATGCCGACATTTTTAAATTATCCTTTCCAGTCTAACGGTTTTGTTCCCCACGGACATTGTTATCTCTGGAAAACTGGATTAGTTTGGCTCCACGTTATTTCTGATGCCACGATCGCTCTGGCCTATTATTCCATTCCCTTCCTACTGATTTACTTTATTTCCAAGCGCAAAGACGTTCCTTTCAATGGAGTCTTTTTGTTATTTGGTGCTTTTATCATTGCCTGCGGTACTGGACACTTGATGGATATTTGGACGCTTTGGTATCCAGACTATTGGATTGCAGGTGCTTTAAAAGCTTTAACTGCCATTATTTCGATATATACGGCATTTGCGTTATTTTATCTCATCCCTCAAGCTCTCACACTACCTAGCCCAGCCCAGTTAGAAGTTATCAATCGAGCGCTTTCAACTGAAATTGTAGAGCGTAAGCGCATCGAGAAAGAACTACGCTTTGCAGAAGAAGTGGCTCAAAACTCCAGCCAAGCCAAGAGTGAATTTCTCGCCAACATGAGTCATGAGCTACGCACACCTCTTAACGGTATTCTGGGGTATACACAAATTCTCCAACGCACAGAATCTTTAAGTGAGAAAGGACGCAAAGGAATTAGCATTATTTATCAATGTGGTTCTCATCTTTTAACCCTAATTAATGATGTCCTGGATCTCTCGAAAATAGAAGCCAGAAAACTAGAATTGTATCCTGTAGATTTCTACTTGCCTGCATTTATAGATAGCGTGACTGAAATTTGCCGCATCCGGGCAGAACAAAAGGTCATCGCATTTCACGTCGAACTCGATCCTGATTTGCCAACGGGCATTCATGCTGATGAAAAACGCTTGCGGCAAGTACTAATTAACTTGCTTAGTAATGCGATCAAATTTACTAATCAAGGTAGTGTCACCTTCAAAGTTCAGGTCATTGGTAAAGAATCAAACGCCAATGGAAAAACTGACTACAAAATTCGCTTTCAGGTAATAGATACCGGCACGGGTATAATCCCTGAACAAGCCGAGAAAATCTTTCAGCCCTTTGAGCAAGTGGGAAATCAGAAACGACAATCTGAAGGTACAGGTTTGGGATTAGCAATTAGTCAAAAAATTGTTTTGTTGATGGGTAGTCAAATTCAGGTGCAAAGTACCTTAGGCAAAGGTAGCACTTTTTGGTTTGAGGCAAAATTGCCAGAATCTAAAGACTGGGCAAAGGTTTCTAGAGTGGTTGAGCAGGGAACCATTATTGGTTATCAAGGAGAAAAGCGCACCATTTTGATTGCAGATGACAAATGGGAAAACCGATCAGTAATTGTAAATTTACTAGAGCCTGTTGGGTTTACTGTTGTAGAAGCTAGTCAGGGTGAGGAAGCATGGGAACAGGCTCTAGTCTACAAACCAGACATGATTATCACTGACCTAGTGATGCCTGTATTGAATGGATTTGAGTTTATCGAACGTTTGCGCCAGTCTGGGCCATTTAAAAAGATTGCTGTTATCGCTTCCTCAGCCAGCGTATTTGCAATCGACCAGCACAAGAGTATTGATGTAGGTGCAGATGCATTTTTACCAAAGCCTGTAGAAGCTGAAACGCTGCTGGAAATACTACGACAATTTTTGCAACTGGAATGGATTTTTGACGTTAAGGTAGACGCAATCAAAAAAAAACATACAGGTAGTTTGGCTCAACCAAATGATATGATTCCTCCTGCCAAAGAGGTTTTACAAGAGTTACTCGATCTGACACAAGACGGCGATATTCAAAAAATCTTGGAACTGGCAGAGGAACTTGCTGCATCTGATGAGCAGTTAAGCGTTTTTGCCCAGCAACTCGTCCAGCTTGCTAGTAATTTCCAACTCAAACGTTTGGAAAGTTTTATTGTAAGTATTCAAGAGTCAGAAGGAATAAGACAACCTGCAAGCTTAAGCTTGAGTAAGTTAGTAAGTGAATAA
- a CDS encoding sensor histidine kinase produces the protein MGKTTNNGFILIVDDNPTNLSVLCEALNSEGFRFRVAVDGESAIALAERNQPELILLDVQMPGIDGFETCRRLKANPVTQNIPIIFTTALADTESKTKGFSLGAVDYIPKPFAQEEVIARVRVHLQLKQLTESLEQQVSDRTKALQQAQVQLVQQEKLSTLGELIAGIGHEINNPINFISSNIPPLEEYIAGVSKLLILYEQEYPNPTAKITTAIKDLDLNFVLEDMVKIVNSLEVGSERIQNLSNSLRNFSRSDSDTKISADLHQGLDSTLMILQHRLKANGERPAIEIIKSYGILPEVNCYLGQMNQVFMNILANAIDALDEAIMHGKISNLIPQIKIATQIDSEKLVVIRIADNGIGIPERLKKQLFEPLFTTKTVGKGTGLGLSIAYQIVVEKHKGVLDVTSQPGVGTEFIIKIPT, from the coding sequence ATGGGTAAAACTACAAATAACGGATTTATTTTGATTGTGGATGATAATCCGACAAATTTATCTGTCCTGTGTGAAGCGCTCAATAGTGAGGGTTTTCGTTTCCGTGTTGCAGTCGATGGAGAAAGTGCGATCGCTCTAGCTGAACGCAATCAACCAGAGTTGATTTTACTGGATGTCCAAATGCCCGGTATTGACGGTTTTGAAACTTGTCGCCGTCTCAAAGCCAATCCTGTTACCCAAAACATTCCGATTATTTTCACCACTGCCTTAGCAGATACGGAAAGCAAAACGAAGGGATTTTCCCTTGGTGCAGTAGATTATATCCCTAAACCGTTTGCACAAGAGGAAGTCATTGCTAGAGTGCGGGTACATTTACAACTCAAACAATTGACTGAATCTTTGGAACAACAAGTTAGCGATCGCACCAAGGCTTTGCAACAAGCTCAAGTCCAACTAGTGCAGCAAGAAAAACTATCAACACTCGGAGAATTAATTGCTGGTATTGGCCATGAAATCAATAACCCCATCAACTTTATTTCTAGCAATATTCCACCCTTAGAAGAATACATTGCAGGAGTGTCCAAGTTGCTTATACTGTATGAACAAGAGTATCCAAACCCAACAGCCAAAATCACCACTGCTATTAAGGACTTGGATCTGAATTTCGTTCTCGAAGATATGGTAAAAATTGTGAACTCACTCGAAGTAGGAAGTGAACGAATTCAAAACCTTTCTAATTCACTCCGCAACTTCTCTCGCTCGGATAGTGATACCAAAATATCTGCTGATTTGCACCAAGGTTTAGATAGTACACTAATGATTTTGCAACACCGCCTCAAGGCTAATGGCGAACGTCCAGCCATTGAAATTATTAAAAGTTATGGAATATTACCAGAGGTAAACTGCTATCTAGGGCAGATGAATCAAGTATTTATGAACATTCTGGCAAATGCAATTGATGCCCTTGATGAAGCTATAATGCATGGCAAAATAAGTAATTTAATTCCTCAGATTAAAATTGCTACACAAATAGATTCTGAAAAATTGGTTGTAATTCGGATTGCTGACAATGGAATTGGTATTCCTGAACGGCTTAAAAAACAATTGTTTGAGCCGTTGTTTACCACAAAAACAGTTGGTAAAGGCACTGGACTTGGCTTGTCGATCGCATATCAAATAGTTGTAGAGAAACACAAAGGTGTATTAGATGTGACCTCTCAACCAGGTGTGGGAACCGAGTTTATCATCAAAATTCCTACATGA
- a CDS encoding 3'-5' exonuclease: MEIKISHYYLIVDLEATCSDSGIIPRHEMEIIEIGAVMLNRTTWEIDSEFQQFIQPVRHPQLTGFCTELTSIQQQDVDEAPKFLEAISRFQEWIYSFPNHIFCSWGNYDKKQFIQDCAFHNFPYPFSSEHINIKEEFSEYLGVSKKFGMAQALNQLGIELKGTHHRGIDDARNIASIYRQIKKCYSI; the protein is encoded by the coding sequence ATGGAAATTAAAATATCCCACTATTATCTGATAGTCGATCTGGAGGCTACATGCTCTGACAGTGGGATTATTCCCCGCCATGAAATGGAAATTATTGAAATTGGTGCAGTGATGCTCAATCGAACAACCTGGGAAATTGATTCCGAGTTTCAGCAATTCATTCAACCTGTGAGACATCCGCAACTGACAGGTTTTTGCACCGAATTGACTAGTATTCAGCAGCAAGATGTTGACGAAGCGCCAAAATTTCTAGAGGCAATTTCTCGCTTCCAAGAATGGATTTATTCATTTCCCAATCATATTTTTTGTTCTTGGGGCAATTACGATAAAAAGCAATTTATTCAAGATTGCGCGTTTCATAATTTCCCTTATCCTTTTAGTTCCGAACACATCAATATCAAAGAGGAATTTTCAGAATATCTTGGTGTGTCTAAAAAATTTGGCATGGCACAGGCTCTCAATCAGTTGGGGATAGAATTAAAAGGTACACACCATCGTGGTATTGATGATGCCCGCAACATTGCATCTATCTACAGACAGATTAAAAAATGCTACTCAATTTAA
- a CDS encoding T3SS effector HopA1 family protein, giving the protein MLNYSINQPLNSLFDIAKNIQIESKFCIYHPNYQPFALPTKIADRFQHNSVDLQHKYLTLLLRNFLYGIYYNGSLQSTLAVNTDPPKQNLVDNSILEIDWDFYEQLHASNHGIGYFDPRWQVLRKEPDGTMAVTKGGLTLYVEPDCHLKSSNKSTKVGDMVAIWMPKNRLQNGCYLAVSNVGQERQSNPDADLGAGRIYFNFTPSGAIALMESLTLQLNAASIPFSFQVLHNPCGYGRYDSGLLYFELPDYPAIRTILQAVYLENQSYFQPEIPLFTKFLAPGLGLAEEPTQKFAAQETFGMNRCQIVANALFEAWQKGKNAVEERMRTIDEHFARHTIDLERPYLNPNSQDIYVPLN; this is encoded by the coding sequence ATGCTAAATTACTCTATCAATCAACCGCTAAATTCTCTATTCGACATTGCTAAGAATATTCAGATTGAGTCAAAGTTTTGTATTTATCATCCCAATTATCAACCCTTTGCTCTGCCGACTAAAATAGCCGACAGATTTCAGCACAATTCTGTAGATTTACAACATAAATATCTCACTCTATTGCTGCGAAACTTTCTTTATGGGATCTATTACAATGGCTCTCTACAAAGTACTTTAGCAGTCAATACTGATCCGCCAAAGCAGAATTTAGTAGATAATTCCATTTTGGAAATTGATTGGGACTTTTACGAGCAATTACACGCTAGTAATCACGGCATAGGTTACTTTGACCCCCGATGGCAGGTGTTGCGTAAAGAACCTGATGGTACTATGGCGGTGACTAAAGGCGGTTTAACACTTTATGTTGAGCCAGACTGCCATCTAAAATCCAGCAATAAATCTACCAAAGTGGGTGACATGGTAGCAATCTGGATGCCCAAAAATCGACTACAAAATGGCTGTTACTTGGCAGTTAGTAATGTGGGACAGGAACGGCAAAGTAACCCCGATGCTGATTTGGGAGCAGGGCGAATTTACTTTAACTTTACGCCATCTGGTGCGATCGCTCTCATGGAAAGTCTGACACTGCAATTGAATGCAGCCTCGATTCCCTTTAGCTTTCAGGTTCTTCACAATCCCTGTGGATATGGACGCTATGATTCGGGGCTACTTTACTTTGAACTCCCCGACTATCCAGCAATTCGCACAATCCTTCAGGCTGTTTATTTAGAAAATCAATCCTATTTCCAGCCGGAAATTCCCTTGTTTACAAAATTTTTAGCACCAGGGTTAGGTTTAGCCGAAGAACCAACCCAAAAATTTGCAGCACAAGAAACTTTTGGAATGAACCGTTGCCAAATTGTCGCTAATGCTTTATTTGAAGCTTGGCAAAAAGGTAAAAATGCGGTGGAAGAACGGATGAGGACAATTGACGAACACTTTGCACGCCATACAATCGACTTGGAGCGTCCTTATCTTAATCCTAATTCTCAAGATATTTATGTCCCTTTAAATTGA
- a CDS encoding aminoglycoside phosphotransferase family protein: protein MVLSLSSHNVIQYLQEAGLCSSEDDASDKSELPGSSKNNFELLVTLADNRQLLIKQERNVNNKDAAPHELFQEWLFHQLLQQFPVLGNISAIAPLVVHFDEENSILVRNYLGDYLDLATFYHNNDIFPQEIATAIGTTLAGLHRATYNRREYKDFMATAPQGEFRYGFYNPAQGVESIGPEIFGTVPTDALKFYLLYQQSESLESAIADLAYDWNPCCLTHNDLKLNNILVHSRWEKLDNCLVRLINWDACSWGDPAFDLGTLLASYLGIWLKSLVVDPTIELEESLHLALTPLESLQPSIIALIRAYLNAFPMILEYRSDFIMRVMQFAGLALIHQIQDMITCRKSFNNSDICMLQVAKSLLTMPQQAVLTIFGISESEILNPVGKVHKLPQPVKEPQLLRLYYEKTRLRGC from the coding sequence ATGGTATTATCACTGTCTTCTCATAACGTTATCCAGTATCTGCAAGAAGCGGGGCTGTGTAGCTCAGAAGATGACGCATCAGATAAATCTGAGTTGCCAGGAAGTAGTAAGAACAATTTCGAGTTACTAGTGACTCTAGCAGATAATCGTCAACTGCTCATTAAACAAGAACGTAACGTTAACAACAAAGACGCCGCGCCTCATGAATTGTTTCAGGAGTGGCTATTTCATCAGTTGCTCCAGCAGTTTCCAGTTCTCGGCAATATTTCCGCGATCGCACCATTGGTAGTCCATTTTGACGAAGAAAATTCTATCCTCGTCCGCAACTACTTAGGTGATTATCTGGATCTGGCGACATTCTACCACAACAATGATATTTTTCCACAAGAAATTGCCACTGCGATCGGCACTACTTTAGCGGGACTCCATCGCGCAACTTATAACCGCCGAGAATATAAGGATTTTATGGCAACTGCTCCCCAAGGAGAGTTTCGCTATGGCTTTTACAATCCGGCGCAAGGGGTAGAGTCGATTGGGCCGGAGATTTTTGGGACGGTTCCCACGGATGCGCTGAAATTTTATCTACTATACCAGCAGTCTGAGAGTTTAGAATCTGCGATCGCAGATTTGGCATACGACTGGAATCCTTGCTGCTTGACTCACAACGACCTGAAATTGAACAACATTTTGGTTCATTCCAGATGGGAGAAACTAGACAATTGCCTAGTAAGACTAATTAATTGGGATGCTTGTTCTTGGGGAGATCCAGCTTTTGATTTAGGTACTTTACTAGCAAGCTATTTAGGAATTTGGCTCAAGAGTCTCGTAGTAGATCCCACCATTGAGTTAGAAGAATCTCTACATCTGGCATTGACACCGTTGGAGAGTTTACAACCTTCAATTATTGCCCTAATTAGGGCTTATCTAAATGCTTTCCCGATGATTTTAGAATACCGCAGTGACTTTATTATGCGAGTGATGCAGTTTGCGGGGCTAGCACTGATTCATCAAATTCAGGATATGATTACCTGCCGAAAATCCTTTAATAATTCTGACATCTGTATGCTCCAAGTGGCTAAAAGTTTACTCACTATGCCGCAGCAAGCTGTATTGACAATTTTTGGGATTTCAGAGTCAGAAATTCTTAATCCTGTGGGAAAAGTTCATAAACTTCCTCAACCTGTAAAAGAGCCACAGTTACTTCGTCTTTATTACGAAAAAACTCGGCTTCGCGGTTGTTAA
- a CDS encoding DUF2442 domain-containing protein encodes MLKDIIAVEPRENYQLHIRFEDDVEGVIDISKIVKFTGVFAPLQDKEYFATVCVNPEYGTIQWESGADLDPDVIYALITKQPISQYQLSAVLANSAD; translated from the coding sequence ATGCTCAAAGATATCATTGCAGTTGAACCAAGAGAAAACTATCAGCTTCACATCCGTTTTGAAGATGACGTTGAAGGAGTAATTGATATTAGTAAAATCGTTAAATTTACAGGTGTATTTGCGCCTCTGCAAGATAAAGAATACTTTGCTACAGTGTGCGTCAACCCTGAATACGGAACAATTCAATGGGAATCGGGAGCCGACTTAGACCCAGATGTTATTTATGCTTTGATTACAAAACAACCGATTTCACAATATCAACTAAGTGCTGTTTTAGCTAATTCTGCTGATTGA
- a CDS encoding DUF4160 domain-containing protein — protein sequence MPEISRFFGIIITMYYNDHPPPHFHVRYNKQKAIVSIQTLEILEGELTARLFKLVTEWATLHQGELMENWELARDNQTLQKISPLE from the coding sequence ATGCCAGAAATTAGCCGCTTTTTTGGAATTATCATCACGATGTACTATAACGACCATCCACCGCCACACTTTCACGTTCGCTACAATAAACAAAAAGCCATAGTCAGCATCCAAACCTTAGAAATTTTAGAAGGAGAACTGACTGCCAGACTCTTTAAACTGGTAACAGAATGGGCAACTTTGCATCAAGGTGAACTGATGGAAAACTGGGAACTCGCTAGAGACAATCAAACCTTACAGAAAATCTCCCCATTAGAGTAA
- a CDS encoding WYL domain-containing protein, which translates to MSRKGQSITLSISEYDKAELEAIALEFGMMWGDRPNISKLIEAIAQRKLLIGNNNDWKEPRIRALHRCINALTDIGQIEQAQIIANLLLERSELSLPLRGEIERFLENLPPPWRLEIDRYILREQPFQLSYQDAAERVFNFTVRYAKITPHEKRVYLDCWCEETEGNFDVPELVHNWSLRLDRITEAAIMPISGEWHTNLAEIEVEMHLFAGLAFAYQGKQEDNINEWLPDKPRVRRVVRRVSSTFWFSREVMQYAPDCVVILPENVRDRLKQKLLTLCNLYDIETRE; encoded by the coding sequence ATGAGTCGAAAAGGTCAATCTATTACACTGTCGATATCAGAATATGATAAAGCCGAGCTAGAAGCGATCGCTTTAGAATTCGGTATGATGTGGGGCGATCGCCCAAATATCTCTAAACTGATAGAAGCGATCGCTCAACGTAAGTTACTCATCGGTAACAATAACGATTGGAAAGAACCACGCATCAGGGCATTACATAGATGTATCAATGCGTTGACAGACATCGGGCAAATTGAACAAGCCCAAATCATTGCAAACTTACTTCTCGAACGCAGCGAATTATCATTACCGTTGCGAGGCGAAATCGAACGTTTCTTAGAGAATTTGCCCCCACCTTGGCGCTTAGAAATAGACCGTTACATCTTGCGCGAACAACCTTTTCAGCTTTCCTATCAAGATGCAGCAGAGCGTGTGTTTAATTTTACCGTTCGCTATGCCAAAATTACACCCCACGAAAAGCGGGTATATCTTGATTGCTGGTGCGAAGAGACAGAAGGAAATTTTGATGTCCCAGAACTGGTTCACAACTGGAGTTTACGATTAGACAGGATTACAGAAGCTGCTATTATGCCAATTTCTGGTGAGTGGCATACCAATTTGGCTGAGATAGAAGTGGAAATGCATCTATTTGCTGGTTTGGCTTTTGCCTATCAAGGTAAACAAGAAGACAATATTAATGAATGGCTACCAGATAAACCACGAGTTCGGCGAGTTGTTAGGCGAGTATCTAGTACATTTTGGTTTAGCCGCGAAGTGATGCAATATGCGCCAGATTGTGTAGTGATATTACCAGAGAATGTGCGCGATCGCCTCAAACAAAAACTCCTCACCCTCTGCAATTTATACGACATCGAAACCAGGGAATGA